Sequence from the Bremerella volcania genome:
TGTCTGGCTGGAAGTATGAAGTTTAAAACTCCCGACCGGGAGACCTTTAGAGGGCTCTAGGGCAAGTTCACAAGATTAGGGTATAATGCGAGTTTCCACCCCACACTCCGAATCTCCCAGTAAGATACCCATGTCCGCGAAAGTCTATATCAACGGGAAGTTTTTCGCCCCTAACGAAGCTATGGTCAGTGTTTTCGATCATGGCCTGCTTTATGGGGACGGGGTATTCGAAGGTCTCCGCATTTACAACGGCAAGATCTTCCGCCTAGAGCAGCACATCCGCCGTCTTTATGACTCGGCGAAGGCCATTTGCTTGAAAATCCCGATGACGCCAGCGGAAATGATCGATGCTTGCCTGGAAACGGTCAAGCAAAGCGAATTCACCGACGGGTACATTCGATTGGTCATCACGCGTGGTGCCGGGACTTTGGGCCTCGGCCCGGAACGGACCGAGAACCCCCAAGTGATCATCATCGTCGACAAGATCAAGCTCTACCCGCAAGAGTTCTACGACAATGGATTGGCCATCATCACGGCCGCCACGATCCGCAACCATCCGGCGGCCCTCTCGCCACGGATCAAGTCGCTGAACTACTTGAATAACATCATGGCCAAAATCGAAGCCAGCAACGCCGGTTGCCTGGAAGCCTTGATGCTCAATCACAAGGGGGAGGTTTCCGAGTGCACGGCGGATAACATCTTCATCGTCCGCGATGGCAATCTGCTGACCCCGCCGACCGACGCCGGCATTCTGGAAGGCGTGACCCGCGACGTCGTTCTGGAACTGGCAAAAAAGGCTGGTATTCCGACCTTCGAGAAAACCCTCACGCGTCACGATATCTACGTTGCCGACGAGTGCTTCATGACCGGTACGGCCGCCGAGGTGATCGGCGTGGTGAAGGTCGACGACCGTGAAATCGGTGACGGCAAGCCTGGTCCGATCACACGAAAGTTGAAAGCGCTTTTCGTGGAACATACCATGAGCTAATGCATTTGGGATCTTCCTGAGCTTGCGCGGGACGTCCCAAGTGATGCCCACTCTCAACTCACTCCTGGAAGGTCCCACCCATGCATCGACTTAGCTTGTGTCTTGCCCTGCTCCTTTCCTTCGCGTCCACGTCCGCGCTGCGCGCCGATGAAGCCAACCAACTGACCGCTGAGGAGAAAGCAAAAGGCTTCGAACTTCTCTTCAATGGCCAAGACCTGGAAGGCTGGAAACAAAGTGGCAACTGGAAAGTCACCGATGGCGTCATCGAGCGAACGGGTCGCGGCGGCGATATCGTCTACGACGTGAAGCCCATCCCCGACGACTTCGAGCTTCGCTTCCAATGGAAAGTCGCCCCTGGCAGCAATAGCGGCGTTTACTATCGGCCTGGCCAATACGAGTACCAAATTCTCGATAACCAAAAGCATCGCGACGGCAAGACCCCTGACACTTCCGCCGCGTCTCTCTACTACTGCATCGCCCCTTCGCATGATGCGACGAAAGAGCCAGGCCAATGGAACACCGGGCGAATCGTCTGCCAAGGAACCGTCATTCAGCATTGGCTCAACGGCGAGAAAGTGGTCGACATCGACTACACCAATCCGGAGCTTGCCCCACAAATTGAGAAGCTGAAAAAACGAGGAGCCGATGTCGCTGCTCGCGGAGCGAAGCTGAAACTTCAAGACC
This genomic interval carries:
- the ilvE gene encoding branched-chain-amino-acid transaminase translates to MSAKVYINGKFFAPNEAMVSVFDHGLLYGDGVFEGLRIYNGKIFRLEQHIRRLYDSAKAICLKIPMTPAEMIDACLETVKQSEFTDGYIRLVITRGAGTLGLGPERTENPQVIIIVDKIKLYPQEFYDNGLAIITAATIRNHPAALSPRIKSLNYLNNIMAKIEASNAGCLEALMLNHKGEVSECTADNIFIVRDGNLLTPPTDAGILEGVTRDVVLELAKKAGIPTFEKTLTRHDIYVADECFMTGTAAEVIGVVKVDDREIGDGKPGPITRKLKALFVEHTMS
- a CDS encoding 3-keto-disaccharide hydrolase, giving the protein MHRLSLCLALLLSFASTSALRADEANQLTAEEKAKGFELLFNGQDLEGWKQSGNWKVTDGVIERTGRGGDIVYDVKPIPDDFELRFQWKVAPGSNSGVYYRPGQYEYQILDNQKHRDGKTPDTSAASLYYCIAPSHDATKEPGQWNTGRIVCQGTVIQHWLNGEKVVDIDYTNPELAPQIEKLKKRGADVAARGAKLKLQDHGDPVWYRSIKLRELDGKEELDKSPLKEKK